The Alcaligenes aquatilis genome contains the following window.
TGGCAAAGACAGGCTGGTGCCTCTGGGGCAGGAAGCCTTGCACTGGATTGAACGCTATATGCAGCAATCCCGCCCTGCCTTGCTGGGCCAGCGTCGCAGCGATTTTGTATTTATTACCGGGCGCGGCACCTGCATGAGCCGCCAGTCCTTTTGGTTGATCGTCAAGAAATACGCGCTGCAAGCCGGAATTCTGGCCCCCTTGTCCCCGCACGTTTTACGCCACGCTTTCGCCACCCATTTGCTCAATCACGGGGCCGACCTGCGCGTGGTACAGATGCTTTTGGGCCACGCCGACATTTCCACAACCCAGATTTATACTCATGTGGCACGTGAGCGCTTGAAAGCCTTGCACGCAGCCCATCATCCACGCGCCTGAGCGCACTACCAAGATATGGCTAAAGAAAAACACGTCAGCGAAACACCGGCCACGCAGTGGCTACGTAAAAATGGCATTTCCTTTACCGAACATAGCTACAACTATGTCGATCATGGCGGAGCCATGGAAGCAGCAGCCCAACTAGGTCTGGACCTGCACCGGGTGGCCAAGACCCTGATCATGGAAGATGAAAGCGCCAAGCCCCTGATCATCGTGATGCACGGCGACCGAGAAGTCTCTACCAAGAATCTGGCTCGTCAAACGGGCGCAAAGAAAATCGCCCCCTGCAAGCCAGAGGTGGCCCAACGCCATTCGGGCTATATGGTTGGCGGCACCTCGCCTTTTGCCACTCGCAAAGCCATGCCTGTGTGGCTGGAAGAAGAACTGCTGGAGTTCGACACGATTTACATCAATGGTGGCCGACGCGGTTATTTGCTGGGTATCAATCCCCAGGTTCTGATCGACAAACTGGGCGCACGCCCAGTACAGGCTGGCCTGGAAAAAGGCTGATCCCACTTAGCGGCAGGTATAAAAAAGACGGCGCTGTCAGCCCGTCTTTTTTATATTCCGCGCTTGCTTGAACCATCAAACGCCGCAATAAACAGCCTAGTTCTGCTCCCTGCACTTCCTGCCACGCACGGCCACCACCACCACCACCACCACCACCACCTCCTCCTCCTCCTCCTCCTCCCGCAACTGGAACTGGATAGCCGCGCACTGCAACACTGTCCGCCCAGTCGCTTTTCACCAGACAAGGTGATTGCACCGCTTTGACATTTCGCCAGATAATTCAAATCTGAATAATAAGAGGGGACCCCATGTTTCAATCCTTGCGCCAGCCCGCCGTAATGACGGTGACTTTGGCAGCGGCTGGCATCCTGATGGTTACCATGGGGATACGCCAATCCTTTGGCCTATTCGTCGGCCCGATTGATAAGGCAAGCGGCATGGGCATTATGTCCATCAGCTTTGCCATGGCCGTGGGCCAGCTTACCTGGGGGGCGATCCAGCCTATTGCCGGTGCCTGCTCCGACCGCTGGGGCCCGGACCGGGTTCTGATCGCGGGCCTGCTGATTCTGGCATTGGGCTGTGCAGTGACTCCCTTTATAGGCACAGGCCTGGGACTGACCTTGACCTTGGGCCTACTGGCCAGCGTTGGCTCGGGTGCGGCCAGCTTCTCTACCCTGATTGGCGCGGCCGCCCAACGAATTCCTGAGCACGCACGCGGCCAGGCCTCTGGCCTGATCAATGCCGGCGGCTCCTTCGGACAGTTCGTCTTTGCTCCCGTCGTGCAAAAGCTGATCGGTTGGGTGGGCTGGATGTCGACCTTTTGGGTTCTGGCTCTGACCGCCCTGCTAACCCTGCCCCTGATCCGCAAACTAAGTCCTGGCAGCAAGGCCCAAAAGACAGCCGCCGCCCCCCGCCCCGCTCCTGTTACCAGCGGTCCGGGACTGGCCGAGACATTGAAAAACGCCATGACAGATCGCAGCTACTTGCTGCTGAGCCTGGGCTTTTTCACCTGCGGTTTTCACATTGCTTTTCTGGTCACCCACCTGCCGGGGGAAATCGACCTGTGCGGACTGCCGCCTTCAGTAGCAAGCTGGTCCTTGGCCTTGATCGGCCTGGCCAATATCTTTGGCAGTATCGCCGCCGGTTCCTGCATTGCCCGCTGGCGCAGCAAGTATGTGCTGGCGCTGATGTATGCCTCGCGCGCCGTGCTGATCCTGTGGTACTTGATGATGCCTAAAACCGATCTGGTGTTTTACATCTTTGCCATCGGCCTGGGTCTGACCTGGCTGGCGACCGTGCCACCCACCGCCAATATCGTCGCCAAGCTGTTTGGCACACGTTATCTGGCCACCCTATTTGGCTTGGCCTTGTTCTCGCACCAGATCGGTGGTTTTCTGGGGGCGTGGCTGGGCGGTATTGCCTTGACTCGTTTTGGTGACTACAGTTGGATGTGGTGGGCTGATATTGTGCTGGCCGTACTGGCTGCCATTGTCAATCTGCCGATACGCGAAGCCAAGATCAAGATGCAGACGGCTTAGGCGTCTCAGGAGTAAAACCCTGCTAAACCCCAGCAAAAACTGCAGTCCCAAAAAGAACGCTTTTTAACGGCCCCTTCATCAAAAAAACCCGCCATCATTGGCGGGTCTTTTATTTGGCGTACACATACGTCCTCTTTGCACCGGAGCAATACGTCGCCCCACAACAGAGTTCTTAGAACATGGTGTTGCTATTGGCAGCCTGCTCCGGCACGGCCTGAATCACATCCCAGTGCTCCACGATCTTGCCGTCTTGCACCCGGAAAATATCAATCACGGCCTGTCCGCGATCGGCCTTGCCATTGGTCGAATGCACATGCAGATAGACCAGATCCCCGTCTGTGGCACTGCGCACAATCCGCGCACGAGACTGCGGGTTCTCTTTGAAATAACCACTAAAGTAGCCCACAAAAGGCGCCTTCCCGTCCGGCACTTCCGGGTTGTGCTGGATATAGTCCTCGGCCACCACTGTCGCCGCTTCCTGCACCTGATGCTTGTTAAAGAAGCTATCGTAAAAATTGACCACTAGCGTGCGATTGCTTTCTTCCTGAACCACATCACGAGTCGGCGAATTGGCAGCCAACGCTGCATTTGTGCTCAACAAGAAAGAGCCCGCCAATAAAACTGGAGATACCCATCGAATTAACCCTTTCATCAGCCCCACTCCTTGATCAATAACCTACGGTAAAGCGCTGGCGCGAATGGGCAGGATGTTCAATCTCGTCCACCAAAGCGATGGCGTAATCCTCATAAGAAATCTTGCTGCCTTGGTCGGAGACCAAAAGACTGTCTTGGCCCACACGGAATTTGCCCGTGCGCTGACCGGGACCAAACTCTGCCGAGGGCGACAAGAAAGTCCAATCCAGCTCTTTTTCCTGACGTAGCTGATCCAGAAAGGCAATCCCCCCCAAGGCTTCGGTACGATACGCATCCGGAAATGCGGGCTGATCAATCAATCGCTGACCGGGAGCCACTTCAAGACTGGCCGCACCACCCACCACCAGATAACGCGGCACACCAGCCGCGCGAACTGCCGTGATCAGCTTGGAAGGATCCGACGAGGCGAAACGAACGGCGCTAATCGCCACATCGTGACCTTGCAGTAGCGCGATCAAACCGTCCAGATCATTCACATCACCCTGAACAGCCGTGACATTGGGCAGGCTGGCAATTTTTTCAGGATGGCGAGCAATCGCTGTCACTGTATGACCACGATCAGAGAGTTCTTTCAAAAGGCGCGAACCGACTTCGCCAGAAGCACCTATCAATGCAATACGAGACATAACCGCTCCTTGTGTGCTCAAATAAAGACCTGGTCTATAAAGTAGACCATTAAGCGTGATGCTAGACAGTTTTTTGACAGTCCACAAGAAGTCACGCCGGCCATACTAGGTCACACGCAAGTGACTATTGAACACAGGAGAGCAAGTCGCCATGTCCTCATCAAGCGCCACTACACAGGCTTGCAGCCTGATACAGGAAGAGTTCGAGCAACCCTGCCCCATCCGGGATGTGCTGGACCGAATTGGCGATCAATGGAGTCTGCTGATCCTGGAGTCCCTGGCACCGGGCACGCTGCGCTTTAACGAACTAAGTCGGGAAATCGGCGATATTTCCCGTCAGATGCTCTCGCGCACACTCAAGCGCCTGGAAACGGATGGGTTTGTACAACGAACCTTGTACGCAGAAGTGCCGCCACGCGTGGAATACACACTGACCGAACTGGGGCAGTCCTTTCTGGTGCCCATGCGGGAACTGGTGAAGTGGGCAGACATTCATCATGCGCGTATCTGTCAGGCACGCCGGGAATCCAAATCGGGCTAACAGTAGCCGGATGCACCCGGCGGCGCATTACGCCCCACCTCCTGTATTCACCAGCCCCGTTTGCAAGCAAGGCCTGAACGAACGGTCCTACCCCTGCCCCGAATGCCAGTGCCCGCCCTAAACCTAAACCGGAGGGGACGACGCCTTGTCAGCCCCAGGTCGACAACAAAAAAGCCGCATTACGCGGCTTTTTCTATCTACGGGAGCCAAGGCCTCAAGCCGCGCTGGCTGGCAAGCCAAACACCCGGTCAAAGGTCCAGCTAAAGATAAAGGAGTAGATCAAGAAGAACACCAGAATGGCCACTTCCATCCGCAGCGCTTCCATCAAGCCAACCTGATACCACCACATATACAAAGGCACGATGGCAATCACCAGGCCAGCCTCAAAACTGACGGCATGCACGCTACGGCGCAACAGGCTACGGCCTTTGACCGTTTGGCGAGACTCCCAATACTCAAAAGCGGTGTTGAACACGTAGTTCCAAACAATCGCAATCACCGAGATCGCCACCGCGATAGGCGCGGACTCCGAAGCCTCTCCACCGGCAAAGTAGGCCAGCAGGAAAGAAGAAAAAACAATGGCAAAAAACTCAAACAAACCCACGTAAAACACGCGGCGTTTCCAACCTTGGAGTGTCATGGCTAAGCTGCTTATGCGCACGCCCCTCAGCCCCAAGATCAAGGAGCCAAGAGAACAGTGCGATTAAAAATACGATGGCGGGCCCAGCAGGAATCGAACCTGCAATCTTCCCTTAGGAGGGGAAAGTTATATCCATTTAACTATGGGCCCGGCGGGCTTTCTGTGGAGTGGGCCCAAGCAGGCCAGACGCCACATACACGGCAGGAATTCAGGCTTTACAACATATAAGGGCAGATCCGACGCCTTTTCTTGTCTGCAAAAAACCGGGTGTTTTCCTGCCTGCTGCTACTGAAAGTGCTACAGCAAAAAGGCGGTTCAACCTACCTGTCCTGCCTCTGTGCGCTTGTCAGAAAAGCAGCCGCAAAGTGTACCAGCTAGACCGCAGAGGTGAAAGGTTTGAAACAGCTTCACAAAGCGGCCCCAAGATACGCCAGACAAGCCTAAAAGCATCCAGACCACGAATGACTCCGTAGTCCAAAAACCGCCTCAGCCCCCAGTCTGGAAAGGTTTTCCCTGCCTTGCCGCTTACTGAAAAAACCCAAGCCCCGCCCACAACGCCATTTTCAGCCCTTTTTAGGACAAACCCCAATCTAAATATGTTGTTAATATATTTATAAAATATTAAGATCGATCCCATGCTCTGCCCCTGGCCGTCGGCCTCTGACAGAGCTGGACTATAAAAAAACCACTGGAGACAAACATGAATTCCAAACTTGTTGCATCCACCTTGGCTGGCCTGTTTTTACTAAGCGGCATGGCCTCGACACAGGCAGCCGAAATTAGCTGGCGCGTCCCGACTTCGGTTCCCGAAGGCTCCCCGTTTTATCAGAATTTTCTGGAGCGTTTTGCAAAGAACGTGAAACTCATGACGGGGGACCGTGTCGAGATTCAGCCCTTTGGAGCCGGAGTAATCGTTCCCGCCCTTAAAGTCTTTGAAGCGGTAGAAACAGGCGTGGTGGAAGCGGGCCACTCCACCTCCAGCTATCTGGTCAACCAGGACCCAGCCAATGCCATTTTTGCAGGGTATCCCGGCGGCATGGGGCCCGATGCCT
Protein-coding sequences here:
- the ybaK gene encoding Cys-tRNA(Pro) deacylase: MAKEKHVSETPATQWLRKNGISFTEHSYNYVDHGGAMEAAAQLGLDLHRVAKTLIMEDESAKPLIIVMHGDREVSTKNLARQTGAKKIAPCKPEVAQRHSGYMVGGTSPFATRKAMPVWLEEELLEFDTIYINGGRRGYLLGINPQVLIDKLGARPVQAGLEKG
- a CDS encoding MFS transporter, with the protein product MFQSLRQPAVMTVTLAAAGILMVTMGIRQSFGLFVGPIDKASGMGIMSISFAMAVGQLTWGAIQPIAGACSDRWGPDRVLIAGLLILALGCAVTPFIGTGLGLTLTLGLLASVGSGAASFSTLIGAAAQRIPEHARGQASGLINAGGSFGQFVFAPVVQKLIGWVGWMSTFWVLALTALLTLPLIRKLSPGSKAQKTAAAPRPAPVTSGPGLAETLKNAMTDRSYLLLSLGFFTCGFHIAFLVTHLPGEIDLCGLPPSVASWSLALIGLANIFGSIAAGSCIARWRSKYVLALMYASRAVLILWYLMMPKTDLVFYIFAIGLGLTWLATVPPTANIVAKLFGTRYLATLFGLALFSHQIGGFLGAWLGGIALTRFGDYSWMWWADIVLAVLAAIVNLPIREAKIKMQTA
- a CDS encoding nuclear transport factor 2 family protein; this translates as MKGLIRWVSPVLLAGSFLLSTNAALAANSPTRDVVQEESNRTLVVNFYDSFFNKHQVQEAATVVAEDYIQHNPEVPDGKAPFVGYFSGYFKENPQSRARIVRSATDGDLVYLHVHSTNGKADRGQAVIDIFRVQDGKIVEHWDVIQAVPEQAANSNTMF
- a CDS encoding NAD(P)-dependent oxidoreductase; protein product: MSRIALIGASGEVGSRLLKELSDRGHTVTAIARHPEKIASLPNVTAVQGDVNDLDGLIALLQGHDVAISAVRFASSDPSKLITAVRAAGVPRYLVVGGAASLEVAPGQRLIDQPAFPDAYRTEALGGIAFLDQLRQEKELDWTFLSPSAEFGPGQRTGKFRVGQDSLLVSDQGSKISYEDYAIALVDEIEHPAHSRQRFTVGY
- a CDS encoding winged helix-turn-helix transcriptional regulator, which translates into the protein MSSSSATTQACSLIQEEFEQPCPIRDVLDRIGDQWSLLILESLAPGTLRFNELSREIGDISRQMLSRTLKRLETDGFVQRTLYAEVPPRVEYTLTELGQSFLVPMRELVKWADIHHARICQARRESKSG
- a CDS encoding PACE efflux transporter, with the protein product MTLQGWKRRVFYVGLFEFFAIVFSSFLLAYFAGGEASESAPIAVAISVIAIVWNYVFNTAFEYWESRQTVKGRSLLRRSVHAVSFEAGLVIAIVPLYMWWYQVGLMEALRMEVAILVFFLIYSFIFSWTFDRVFGLPASAA